From Methanophagales archaeon, a single genomic window includes:
- a CDS encoding aminotransferase class I/II-fold pyridoxal phosphate-dependent enzyme, with the protein MKNRVADRVSQIRGSGIREFFDIAQRMEDVISLGVGEPDFVTPWSIREACIFALEKGYTSYTSNWGLSELRQALSDYTYRETGVYYDPEDEILITTGVSEALDIALRAVLNPNDEVIVHEPSYVSYKPCTIFAGATPVCVDTEMGDSFKLRTDKMKMRITEKTKAVILNYPNNPTGATMGRKDLEEIADMANEHDLLVISDEIYSKLTYEGEHTCFSSLDGMKERTILLNGFSKAYAMTGWRIGYAMGPSDLIGAMMKIHQYIMLCAPITAQMAALEALKCSNEVDDMVAEYNRRRRLMVQGLKEIGLSCFEPKGAFYSFPSIANTGLTSEEFARQLLRVEKVVVIPGNVFGACGEGFIRCSYAVSEYELKEALERIGEFLSGL; encoded by the coding sequence ATGAAGAATAGAGTAGCAGATAGGGTGAGCCAGATAAGGGGTTCAGGGATAAGAGAATTCTTTGACATCGCACAGCGCATGGAGGATGTAATCTCCCTGGGTGTTGGTGAGCCCGACTTCGTAACTCCGTGGAGCATAAGGGAGGCGTGTATATTTGCACTGGAGAAGGGCTACACATCCTATACATCCAACTGGGGACTATCAGAACTGAGACAGGCACTATCTGACTATACATACAGGGAGACAGGTGTGTATTACGACCCCGAAGATGAGATACTTATAACAACAGGAGTAAGTGAAGCTCTTGACATTGCGCTTCGTGCTGTTCTCAATCCCAATGATGAAGTAATCGTACATGAGCCCTCTTACGTGAGTTATAAGCCCTGTACGATATTCGCGGGTGCAACTCCTGTCTGTGTGGATACAGAGATGGGGGACAGCTTCAAACTGCGTACAGATAAGATGAAAATGAGAATAACAGAGAAGACGAAAGCGGTAATCCTGAATTATCCGAATAACCCCACAGGAGCGACAATGGGGCGTAAAGACCTGGAAGAGATAGCAGATATGGCGAACGAGCATGATTTACTCGTTATATCAGATGAAATCTACAGCAAACTGACTTACGAAGGCGAACATACATGCTTCTCATCACTGGATGGTATGAAAGAGCGTACAATATTGCTTAATGGCTTCTCAAAAGCGTATGCTATGACTGGCTGGCGAATTGGGTATGCTATGGGGCCCAGCGACCTTATAGGAGCAATGATGAAGATACATCAGTATATAATGCTCTGTGCACCGATTACCGCGCAGATGGCTGCCTTAGAAGCGCTTAAATGCAGTAACGAGGTTGATGATATGGTTGCCGAATATAATAGACGGAGGAGACTGATGGTACAGGGTCTGAAGGAGATAGGGTTGAGTTGTTTCGAGCCGAAAGGTGCATTCTACTCCTTTCCTTCCATTGCTAATACCGGACTGACTTCGGAAGAGTTTGCACGTCAGTTACTTAGGGTAGAGAAGGTGGTTGTAATACCCGGTAATGTTTTCGGTGCATGTGGCGAGGGTTTTATAAGATGCTCTTATGCAGTCTCAGAATATGAGCTAAAAGAGGCTTTAGAACGCATTGGGGAGTTCCTTTCAGGCTTATAG
- a CDS encoding peptidyl-tRNA hydrolase gives MQRETEKSYKQCIVIRADLKLTKGKAAVQAAHASILSYELAPIQDRERWKQQGQKKVVLKVYSLEELNKLRDAAEKLGLPYAIVEDAGLTEVPPGTVTAIGIGPASAEEIDKVTGHLKLL, from the coding sequence ATGCAGCGGGAGACGGAGAAGAGCTATAAACAGTGTATAGTTATCAGAGCGGACCTGAAACTCACAAAAGGGAAAGCGGCTGTACAGGCTGCTCATGCATCTATACTGAGTTATGAACTTGCCCCGATACAGGATAGAGAGAGATGGAAGCAGCAGGGGCAGAAGAAGGTCGTACTGAAGGTGTACAGCCTGGAAGAACTGAATAAATTAAGAGATGCGGCAGAGAAGCTTGGATTGCCATACGCTATCGTAGAGGATGCAGGACTGACTGAAGTCCCGCCGGGAACCGTGACCGCCATCGGGATAGGACCCGCAAGTGCTGAAGAGATAGATAAGGTCACAGGGCATCTGAAGTTGCTATGA